A DNA window from Hordeum vulgare subsp. vulgare chromosome 1H, MorexV3_pseudomolecules_assembly, whole genome shotgun sequence contains the following coding sequences:
- the LOC123446495 gene encoding embryogenesis-associated protein EMB8-like isoform X1 — translation MATAAAAGEPESPAELLLRAAALVPLERYALAALVLASAFLYRFLELHVLGDLLRGLRGGRVALAFHPDSQVYHRVASGCRSLHGRYLATPWLASPHLQTLFLGIWGRPPSVTYRRQLYTVRDGGTIALDWLLASDCEAAVVTSCDGTISSDDSTPIVVVVPGLTSDSTAAYVKHLVFSMASNGWNVVVGNHRGLGGISITSDCFYNGGWTEDIREVVNYLHQKYPQAPLFTVGTSLGANILVKYLGEEGENTPVAGAASICSPWDLLVTSRFISRKLVQRCYDKALAIGLKGYAKLHQPVLARLANWEAITSSRSTREFDHHATCVVAKYETVDTFYRKCSSANYIGNVSVPLLCISALDDPLCTKEAIPWDECRANKNIVLATTPNGGHLGFFQGLTAGRLWWVEPVSEFLSALHDSPCMHRRKTQEHGLQSPLESSIDKGPYVNLMEDGMVAAVTNEDTNIQDSLDKQIARETGGSDGKVDVQQTGITRGLHDESQSAEMNTVSSEDNVAPAEGPAESQEQREELSADKIRDVIAPVKKSINQLIKSQGRSVWWLAYIAVVTSWPLLGTLGFFLYRKKFRNSSPAKWLLRS, via the exons ATGGCAACCGCGGCCGCCGCCGGCGAGCCCGAGTCGCCCGCCGAGCTGCTCCTCCGCGCGGCGGCGCTGGTGCCGCTCGAGCGGTACGCGCTCGCCGCCCTCGTCCTCGCCTCCGCCTTCCTCTACCGCTTCCTCGAGCTCCACGTCCTCGGCGACCTGCTCCGCGGCCTCCGCGGCGGCCGCGTCGCCCTCGCCTTCCACCCGGACTCCCAGGTCTACCACCGCGTCGCCTCCGGGTGCCGCTCCCTACACGGCAG GTACCTGGCGACGCCGTGGCTGGCCAGCCCTCATCTGCAGACGCTGTTCCTGGGCATCTGGGGAAGACCGCCTTCGGTCACGTATAGAAG GCAGCTGTACACAGTTCGTGACGGTGGAACCATTGCTTTGGATTGGTTACTAGCCTCTGACTGTGAAG CTGCAGTTGTTACTTCTTGTGATGGAACTATCTCTAGTGATGATTCAACACCCATTGTTGTTGTGGTGCCTGGATTAACTAGTGATTCTACTGCCGCT TATGTGAAACACTTGGTCTTTTCTATGGCGAGCAATGGATGGAATGTTGTTGTAGGCAATCACAGGGGCCTGGGTGGCATCTCCATAACA TCCGATTGCTTTTACAATGGTGGATGGACAGAAGATATTCGTGAAGTTGTTAATTACCTTCATCAAAAGTACCCACAGGCTCCACTATTCACTGTCGGGACAAGCTTAGGTGCCAATATTCTG GTCAAGTATCTGGGAGAAGAGGGTGAAAATACTCCTGTAGCTGGAGCTGCATCTATTTGTTCACCCTGGGATCTGCTG GTGACTAGCAGATTTATTTCTCGCAAGCTAGTGCAGCGCTGCTACGATAAAGCTCTTGCAATTGGTCTCAAAGGATATGCAAAACT ACATCAACCAGTCTTGGCACGACTTGCAAACTGGGAAGCTATTACCTCG TCACGCTCTACCCGGGAATTTGACCATCATGCCACTTGTGTTGTTGCAAAGTATGAG ACAGTGGATACATTCTATCGAAAATGCAGCAGTGCGAACTATATTGGTAATGTGTCCGTTCCCTTGCTTTGTATCAGTGCTTTAGATGATCCCCTTTGCACAAAGGAGGCCATTCCCTGGGATGAATGCAG GGCAAATAAGAATATTGTTTTGGCAACTACACCTAATGGCGGTCATCTTGGGTTTTTTCAAGGCTTAACTGCTGGAAGATTATG GTGGGTGGAACCTGTTTCTGAGTTTCTCTCTGCTCTACATGATAGTCCTTGCATGCATCGACGGAAG ACTCAAGAGCATGGGTTACAATCACCGTTGGAATCATCCATCGATAAAGGCCCATATGTCAATCTCATGGAAGATGGAATGGTAGCTGCCGTCACAAACGAGGATACCAACATTCAGGACTCCTTGGATAAGCAGATTGCCCGTGAAACGGGAGGCAGTGATGGCAAGGTTGATGTACAGCAGACTGGGATCACAAGAGGGTTACATGATGAGAGTCAAAGTGCAGAGATGAATACAGTCAGCTCAGAGGATAATGTAGCGCCTGCCGAAGGCCCTGCAGAGTCGCAAGAGCAGCGAGAAGAGCTCTCTGCAGATAAAATCCGAGATGTCATTGCTCCCGTTAAGAAATCCATTAACCAGCTCATTAAATCCCAGGGGAGGTCAGTCTGGTGGCTTGCTTACATTGCCGTGGTGACATCTTGGCCCTTGCTCGGCACCCTAGGTTTTTTCTTGTATAGGAAGAAGTTCAGGAATTCTTCACCGGCTAAGTGGTTGTTAAGAAGCTAG
- the LOC123446524 gene encoding subtilisin-like protease SBT3.17 produces MKSTQTPRHHLRNPLLALLFLAAAAAQIAMAAEPEQAAAAQEAAVHIVYVDRPEDADPEEFHIRTLSPVLGSEEKAREAVLYHYKHAASGFSAKLTAEQVEDLKKQPGVLQVVPSQTLQLHGQEGGHASTTRTMGLM; encoded by the exons ATGAAGAGCACCCAAACCCCGCGCCATCACCTCCGTAACCCTCTGctcgccctcctcttcctcgcagcagcagcagcccagaTCGCCATGGCGGCCGAGCCGGAGCAGGCGGCCGCGGCGCAGGAGGCGGCCGTGCACATCGTCTACGTCGACCGCCCCGAGGACGCCGACCCCGAGGAGTTCCACATCCGCACCCTCTCCCCCGTCCTCGGCAG cgaggagaaggccagggaggCGGTGCTCTACCACTACAAGCACGCCGCCAGCGGCTTCTCTGCGAAGCTCACCGCCGAGCAGGTCGAGGACCTCAAGA AGCAACCAGGTGTCCTTCAGGTTGTGCCGAGCCAGACTCTCCAGCTCCATGGACAGGAGGGTGGACATGCCAGCACAACGCGCACCATGGGCCTTATGTGA
- the LOC123446514 gene encoding transmembrane protein 18-like, with protein sequence MEEVEAAVTAHLDQVSGLVRALSSELRSGIGPAADSLLAFVRAVDWTEPWLVCLMAFHATLLLTAVGLRRNANLQFFFLFLAYSGVYLAEKINIYLAEHWKSFANRNYFDRSGVFISVVWSGPLIFISIVTVVSSLMTLCQLMVKWKRAELRHRARLAGDKQE encoded by the exons atggaggaggtggaggctgccGTGACGGCGCACCTGGACCAGGTGTCGGGCCTCGTCCGGGCGCTCTCCTCCGAGCTCCGCAGCGGGATCGGGCCCGCCGCCGACAGCCTCCTCGCCTTCGTCCGCGCCGTCGACTGGACG GAGCCATGGCTGGTGTGCTTGATGGCATTCCACGCGACCCTGCTGCTGACGGCCGTCGGGTTGAGGAGGAATGCCAACTTgcagttcttcttcttgtttcttgctT ATTCAGGAGTGTATCTCGCTGAGAAGATAAACATCTACCTAGCAGAGCACTGGAAGAGCTTCGCCAACCGGAATTACTTTGACCGTTCTGGAGTTTTCATCTCTGTTGTCTGGTCTGGCCCCCTTATCTTCATATCTATCGTCACTGTG GTTAGCTCTCTCATGACATTATGTCAGTTAATGGTGAAATGGAAGAGAGCGGAACTAAGGCATCGGGCCCGTCTTGCTGGTGACAAACAGGAATGA
- the LOC123446534 gene encoding serine/threonine-protein kinase SAPK4-like, whose amino-acid sequence MTTATATETGTAAALNETARAGMDKYEEVRDIGSGNFGVARLMRNRDNDGLVAVKLIERGHRIDENVYREIVNHRSLRHPNIIQFIEVILTPTHLAIVMEYAAGGELFDRIVDRGRFSEDEARYFFQQLICGVSYCHHMQICHRDLKLENVLLDGSPAPRLKICDFGYSKSSVLHSRPKSAVGTPAYIAPDVLCRREYDGKLADVWSCGVTLYVMLVGAYPFEDPDDPKNIKKTIQRIAAVDYKIPDNILISAECRQLISLIFVSNPTKRITMKEIKSHPWFLKNLPRELTDEAQSAYYTRSSSVPSFSKQTTQEIMAIVQDAKKMPRSLTSGYDYADELSDEEENRARVSVPEQIDEEDECDKKVREVLESGELDMSSLRI is encoded by the exons ATGACGACTGCCACGGCGACGGAGACGGGGACGGCCGCGGCCCTGAATGAGACCGCCCGCGCCGGGATGGACAAGTACGAGGAGGTGCGGGACATCGGCTCGGGAAACTTCGGGGTGGCCCGGCTGATGCGCAACCGCGACAACGACGGGCTCGTCGCCGTCAAGCTCATCGAGCGCGGCCACCGG ATTGACGAGAATGTGTACCGGGAGATCGTCAACCACCGCTCCCTTCGGCACCCCAACATCATCCAGTTCATAGAG GTGATCCTCACACCCACGCATCTTGCAATTGTGATGGAGTACGCGGCCGGTGGCGAGCTCTTTGATCGAATCGTTGATCGTGGGCGGTTCAGCGAGGACGAG GCCAGATATTTCTTCCAGCAGCTGATCTGCGGTGTAAGCTACTGCCATCACATG CAAATATGCCATAGGGATTTGAAGCTGGAGAATGTTCTCCTGGATGGCAGCCCAGCTCCGCGGCTCAAGATATGCGATTTTGGGTACTCCAAG TCGTCGGTACTACATTCAAGGCCCAAGTCTGCAGTGGGTACACCAGCATACATTGCACCGGACGTTCTTTGTCGCCGGGAATATGATGGGAAG CTTGCAGATGTATGGTCCTGTGGGGTGACTCTGTATGTCATGCTTGTGGGAGCCTACCCTTTTGAAGACCCGGATGACCCCAAGAATATTAAGAAGACCATTCAG CGAATAGCAGCAGTCGACTATAAGATCCCAGACAATATTCTTATATCTGCTGAATGCCGACAGCTCATTTCGCTCATCTTTGTGAGCAATCCAACGAAG AGAATCACCATGAAAGAAATAAAGAGCCACCCATGGTTCTTGAAGAACTTGCCGCGGGAGCTCACGGATGAAGCGCAGTCTGCCTACTACACGAGGAGCAGCAGCGTGCCTTCTTTCTCGAAGCAAACAACCCAGGAAATCATGGCGATTGTGCAAGACGCAAAGAAGATGCCAAGATCACTCACATCAGGTTATGACTACGCCGACGAGTTATCGGATGAGGAGGAAAACCGAGCGAGGGTCAGCGTACCAGAGCAGATTGACGAAGAAGATGAGTGTGACAAGAAGGTTAGGGAGGTTCTCGAGAGCGGGGAGCTGGATATGAGCTCCTTGCGCATCTGA
- the LOC123446495 gene encoding embryogenesis-associated protein EMB8-like isoform X2 translates to MATAAAAGEPESPAELLLRAAALVPLERYALAALVLASAFLYRFLELHVLGDLLRGLRGGRVALAFHPDSQVYHRVASGCRSLHGRYLATPWLASPHLQTLFLGIWGRPPSVTYRRQLYTVRDGGTIALDWLLASDCEVVTSCDGTISSDDSTPIVVVVPGLTSDSTAAYVKHLVFSMASNGWNVVVGNHRGLGGISITSDCFYNGGWTEDIREVVNYLHQKYPQAPLFTVGTSLGANILVKYLGEEGENTPVAGAASICSPWDLLVTSRFISRKLVQRCYDKALAIGLKGYAKLHQPVLARLANWEAITSSRSTREFDHHATCVVAKYETVDTFYRKCSSANYIGNVSVPLLCISALDDPLCTKEAIPWDECRANKNIVLATTPNGGHLGFFQGLTAGRLWWVEPVSEFLSALHDSPCMHRRKTQEHGLQSPLESSIDKGPYVNLMEDGMVAAVTNEDTNIQDSLDKQIARETGGSDGKVDVQQTGITRGLHDESQSAEMNTVSSEDNVAPAEGPAESQEQREELSADKIRDVIAPVKKSINQLIKSQGRSVWWLAYIAVVTSWPLLGTLGFFLYRKKFRNSSPAKWLLRS, encoded by the exons ATGGCAACCGCGGCCGCCGCCGGCGAGCCCGAGTCGCCCGCCGAGCTGCTCCTCCGCGCGGCGGCGCTGGTGCCGCTCGAGCGGTACGCGCTCGCCGCCCTCGTCCTCGCCTCCGCCTTCCTCTACCGCTTCCTCGAGCTCCACGTCCTCGGCGACCTGCTCCGCGGCCTCCGCGGCGGCCGCGTCGCCCTCGCCTTCCACCCGGACTCCCAGGTCTACCACCGCGTCGCCTCCGGGTGCCGCTCCCTACACGGCAG GTACCTGGCGACGCCGTGGCTGGCCAGCCCTCATCTGCAGACGCTGTTCCTGGGCATCTGGGGAAGACCGCCTTCGGTCACGTATAGAAG GCAGCTGTACACAGTTCGTGACGGTGGAACCATTGCTTTGGATTGGTTACTAGCCTCTGACTGTGAAG TTGTTACTTCTTGTGATGGAACTATCTCTAGTGATGATTCAACACCCATTGTTGTTGTGGTGCCTGGATTAACTAGTGATTCTACTGCCGCT TATGTGAAACACTTGGTCTTTTCTATGGCGAGCAATGGATGGAATGTTGTTGTAGGCAATCACAGGGGCCTGGGTGGCATCTCCATAACA TCCGATTGCTTTTACAATGGTGGATGGACAGAAGATATTCGTGAAGTTGTTAATTACCTTCATCAAAAGTACCCACAGGCTCCACTATTCACTGTCGGGACAAGCTTAGGTGCCAATATTCTG GTCAAGTATCTGGGAGAAGAGGGTGAAAATACTCCTGTAGCTGGAGCTGCATCTATTTGTTCACCCTGGGATCTGCTG GTGACTAGCAGATTTATTTCTCGCAAGCTAGTGCAGCGCTGCTACGATAAAGCTCTTGCAATTGGTCTCAAAGGATATGCAAAACT ACATCAACCAGTCTTGGCACGACTTGCAAACTGGGAAGCTATTACCTCG TCACGCTCTACCCGGGAATTTGACCATCATGCCACTTGTGTTGTTGCAAAGTATGAG ACAGTGGATACATTCTATCGAAAATGCAGCAGTGCGAACTATATTGGTAATGTGTCCGTTCCCTTGCTTTGTATCAGTGCTTTAGATGATCCCCTTTGCACAAAGGAGGCCATTCCCTGGGATGAATGCAG GGCAAATAAGAATATTGTTTTGGCAACTACACCTAATGGCGGTCATCTTGGGTTTTTTCAAGGCTTAACTGCTGGAAGATTATG GTGGGTGGAACCTGTTTCTGAGTTTCTCTCTGCTCTACATGATAGTCCTTGCATGCATCGACGGAAG ACTCAAGAGCATGGGTTACAATCACCGTTGGAATCATCCATCGATAAAGGCCCATATGTCAATCTCATGGAAGATGGAATGGTAGCTGCCGTCACAAACGAGGATACCAACATTCAGGACTCCTTGGATAAGCAGATTGCCCGTGAAACGGGAGGCAGTGATGGCAAGGTTGATGTACAGCAGACTGGGATCACAAGAGGGTTACATGATGAGAGTCAAAGTGCAGAGATGAATACAGTCAGCTCAGAGGATAATGTAGCGCCTGCCGAAGGCCCTGCAGAGTCGCAAGAGCAGCGAGAAGAGCTCTCTGCAGATAAAATCCGAGATGTCATTGCTCCCGTTAAGAAATCCATTAACCAGCTCATTAAATCCCAGGGGAGGTCAGTCTGGTGGCTTGCTTACATTGCCGTGGTGACATCTTGGCCCTTGCTCGGCACCCTAGGTTTTTTCTTGTATAGGAAGAAGTTCAGGAATTCTTCACCGGCTAAGTGGTTGTTAAGAAGCTAG